Genomic window (Bacillus sp. BGMRC 2118):
CTAAATCTGTCTTGTTCATGCCATTCACCTCCTCCCAAAAAAATATTGGGCACGCATAACTTTTTAATAAAGTAATACGATACAGAATTTTTTCACATATGTGAATGATCGTTTCACATAGTTTCAGTCAACTTCATGTAAAATAAAGCTTAGTACCATTATTTCACATATTTCAATCATTCTATACTTGTTGTAACAAGCAAATCATTGACAAGGCTTATATTAAACGATATTTTGACAGATTTCAATAGAAATATTTCATATTTAGTCAATTTTCACCAATATATGATAAATTTACTTTTCTTCTATCAAATCAACTAACGAAACATATAAGACTGGCAAGATTATCATCTATGTTACGAATAAGAGATTATCACAAAAACCTCTACAAATCAAGCAGTATCAAGGCTTCATAGACTTTCGGGCACACTTCAACAAAAACTAGAAACTACTCTACTTACTAGAAGAAAGTCTTGTGCCTTTAAATTTTGTATAGTTTTTATTATGTATTCTGTAGGAACCATGCTTTTTCCTTACTCATATACCTATATGAGTAAGGAGATATTCCACGTTTGCGAAAACAAAAAAAAGACCCCGAAAGCGGAGTCATATAAATTTATAGGATGATAGCAATTAACCCACCAGATCCTTCGTTTATAATTCTTTCTAGTGTTTCTTTTAGCTTATATCTAGCATTTTCTGGCATTAGAGCAAGCTTTGCTGAAATTCCTTCGCGTACAATGGAGCTTAATGAGCGGCCAAAGATATCAGAATTCCAAATTGAAAGTGGGTTATCTTCAAAGTCTTGCATTAAGTATCTCACAAGTTCTTCGCTTTGTTTTTCTGTACCGATGATCGGTGCAAATTCAGACTCGACGTCTACTTTAATCATGTGAATAGACGGAGCAACTGCTTTCAGTCTGACACCAAATCTAGAGCCTTGACGGATGATTTCTGGTTCATCTAACACCATATCAGATAATGCCGGAGCAGCGATACCATAGCCAGTTTGTTTTACCATTTTCAACGCATCAGCTACTTGGTCATATTCTGCCTTTGCATAGGCAAAGTCCTGCATTAATTGTAGTAAGTGATCCTTTCCTCTAATCTCAACTCCTACTACTTCTTTTAGGATTTGATCATAAAGTGCATCTGGTGCATATAGATCAATTTCGGCTACACCTTGACCCATTTCAATACCAGCTAACCCAGCATGCTCAATGAAGTCGTATTCGCTGAATTGACCAACTACACGGTCTACATCACGAAGTCGTTTAATGTCCTTCACTGTATCTTGAACAGCCTCTTGGTAGCTTTCACGTAACCAGTGATTGTCGCGTAACACCATTACCCAGCTCGGAAGATTCACGTTTACTTCTAGTACCGGGAATTCGTATAATGCTTCACGA
Coding sequences:
- the spoIVA gene encoding stage IV sporulation protein A; this encodes MEKVDIFKDIAERTGGDIYLGVVGAVRTGKSTFIKKFMELVVLPNIQNEADKARAQDELPQSAAGKTIMTTEPKFVPNQAVSLHVSEGLDVNIRLVDCVGYTVPGAKGYEDENGPRMINTPWYEEPIPFHEAAEIGTRKVIQEHSTIGVVVTTDGSIGEIPRSDYLESEERVINELKEVGKPFIMVINTVHPHHPETEQLRQSLVEKYDIPVLAMSVESMRETDVFNVLREALYEFPVLEVNVNLPSWVMVLRDNHWLRESYQEAVQDTVKDIKRLRDVDRVVGQFSEYDFIEHAGLAGIEMGQGVAEIDLYAPDALYDQILKEVVGVEIRGKDHLLQLMQDFAYAKAEYDQVADALKMVKQTGYGIAAPALSDMVLDEPEIIRQGSRFGVRLKAVAPSIHMIKVDVESEFAPIIGTEKQSEELVRYLMQDFEDNPLSIWNSDIFGRSLSSIVREGISAKLALMPENARYKLKETLERIINEGSGGLIAIIL